Proteins from a single region of Oncorhynchus nerka isolate Pitt River linkage group LG18, Oner_Uvic_2.0, whole genome shotgun sequence:
- the LOC115145773 gene encoding lysine-specific demethylase 2A-like isoform X2 produces MEDKRRPRFSKRLRSGTRRRYHDDGISDDEIEGKRTFDLEEKLRSERFTSDRVKRMEGKDLTFEYIQRGGLRDPIIFEKPDGLGIKMPDPDFSVNDVKIFVGSRRMIDVMDVSTQKGIEMSMAQWRRYYETPPSQRDKLYNVISLEFSHTKLENLVQRPTSVDIIDWVDNMWPRHLKERQRDSTNSITDMQYPKVQKYCLMSVQGCYTDFHIDFGGSSVWYHILRGGKVFWLIPPTPQNLELYEDWVLSGKQGDIFLGDKAQDCQRIELKQGYTFMIPSGWIHAVYTPVDTLVFGGNFLHSFNIPMQLNIYSIEDRTRVPAKFRYPFYYEMCWYVLERYLFSLTNTSYLTPDFQKHSLGIGLTRDPSTCESVNGHTQREDEEEAPPTRGSKPGVKVHLTPFELEGLWNLLGKLESLPSQKNCVPAGIHNAPALLHDIRALLKEHANDIPKLSYTGKPIVKWPTRPSWYQPPPPPPPVARPKLSATVVTPRPQKPASSMSVLRRRRVRCKRCEACVRTECGDCNFCRDMKKFGGPGKLKQTCVLRQCLAPGLPLSVVCELCGEGNQEGGEGPVFALTLMECSNCAQIAHPACLKVTGEGVVNTDLPSCWECPKCVLGITDTEVKGDKNKMLHAKRKSSSYLDGRIAKIYRRGGHSDDSGSDDDDDDDDEDEDDDEGSRGGGGGGAGRKMSGPRPRGSGSASRRGYGTGRRGIWRGSSHRGAGRGSGLAPHSSLKMRRGRGGVGRGDMERGGRVRLRGGTRMQRRRDESEEDDNDDDDDDDDEDDDSEEDPQHHHQHKDHRQRRRRRRTDDEEDDDEDDDEEDSSARDLEGEDDVDDEDEDDDENQSDSEPEPPVLLVSDLNDDFLNGSYLTVTLQRPPRAKRHPGSIVPKLEAAMSPRTHGGGPGYVQHKTLGKTRHKNGTVAAGNGLAQPAKNPVGRPPRHRINNPHGDTADRERDTASPSSSDSSASPTPPPQSSHSPSSLLSLPSFKDVGNEKGGEKEVWVAVFLYLSRAELASCMTVCKAWYKWSCDKRLWSGVDVSRCPSLSSQALQGIIKRQPTSLDLSWTPVSKKQITLLIHRLPGLKELMIAGCSWSSMSALSTPSLPCLRTLDLRWAEGVKDTQIRDLVTPPGCDSRSRLRGCVVLRLAGLDISDSTLRLILRHMPLLERLDLAHCGDLTDQSVCLLTAAGTHTRNTLTEINLSGCNKLTDGCLAYLKRASGLVLLDLRGCKGVTRRGCEGFISDLSHCVLFCMTEEKLIQRIS; encoded by the exons ATGGAAGATAAGCGTCGACCACGGTTCAGCAAGCGACTG CGGTCGGGCACGAGGCGGCGCTACCATGACGATGGTATCTCGGACGACGAGATCGAGGGGAAGAGGACCTTTGACCTGGAGGAGAAGTTGAGGAGCGAAAGGTTCACCTCAGACAGGGTGAAACGCATGGAGGGGAAAG ACCTCACGTTTGAGTACATCCAAAGAGGTGGGTTGAGGGACCCGATCATCTTTGAGAAGCCAGACGGACTGGGTATCAA GATGCCAGATCCAGACTTCAGTGTGAACGACGTCAAGATATTTGTTG GCAGCAGGCGTATGATCGATGTGATGGATGTGAGCACTCAGAAGGGTATAGAGATGTCTATGGCCCAGTGGCGACGTTACTACGAGACGCCCCCCTCCCAGAGGGACAAACTCTACAACGTCATCAGCCTGGAGTTTAGCCACACCAAACTGGAGAACCTGGTCCAGAGGCCTACATCG GTGGACATCATAgactgggtggacaacatgtGGCCTCGGCAcctgaaggagagacagagagactctaCCAACTCCATCACAGACATGCAGTACCCCAAAGTGCAGAA GTACTGTCTAATGAGTGTGCAGGGCTGCTACACGGACTTCCACATTGACTTCGGAGGTTCCTCGGTCTGGTACCACATACTGCGGGGAGGCAAG GTATTCTGGCTGATCCCGCCCACGCCTCAGAACCTGGAGCTGTATGAGGACTGGGTGTTGTCAGGGAAACAGGGAGACATCTTCCTGGGAGACAAGGCCCAGGACTGTCAGAGGATAGAGCTGAAGCAGGGCTATACCTTCATGATCCCTTCAG GTTGGATCCATGCGGTCTACACTCCAGTGGACACCCTGGTGTTTGGGGGGAACTTTCTCCACAGCTTCAACATCCCCATGCAACTCAACATCTACAGCATTGAGGACAGGACAcgg GTACCAGCTAAGTTCCGTTACCCGTTCTACTATGAGATGTGTTGGTACGTGTTGGAGAGATACCTCTTCAGTCTGACCAACACTTCCTACCTCACGCCTGACTTCCAGAAACATTCCCTGGGCATCG GTCTTACGAGAGACCCCTCCACCTGTGAGTCCGTCAACGGCCACACCCagagggaggatgaagaggaggctcCCCCGACGCGGGGCTCTAAGcccggggtgaaggttcacctgaCGCCCTTTGAGCTGGAGGGGCTGTGGAACCTGCTGGGGAAGCTGGAGTCGCTGCCCTCACAGAAGAACTGTGTCCCGGCGGGCATACACAATGCTCCCGCGCTGCTGCACGACATCAGG GCCCTGCTGAAGGAGCATGCTAATGACATCCCCAAACTGTCCTACACTGGGAAGCCCATCGTCAAGTGGCCCACTAGG CCGTCGTGGTACcagcctcctccccctcctcccccggtGGCTCGTCCCAAGCTGTCTGCCACGGTGGTGACCCCGCGACCCCAGAAGCCCGCCTCCTCCATGTCCGTGCTGCGGCGGCGGCGCGTGCGGTGTAAGCGCTGCGAGGCGTGCGTCAGGACGGAGTGCGGGGACTGTAACTTCTGCAGGGACATGAAGAAGTTCGGCGGGCCGGGGAAACTCAAACAGACCTGCGTGCTCCGACAGTGTCTGGcg ccggGTCTGCCCCTGTCAGTGGTGTGTGAGCTCTGTGGAGAGGGgaaccaggagggaggagaggggccaGTCTTCGCCCTCACCCTCATGGAGTGTTCCAACTGTGCCCAGATAGCCCACCCCGCCTGCCTCAAG gtaACAGGGGAGGGTGTGGTGAACACCGATCTGCCCAGCTGCTGGGAGTGTcccaaatgtgttctgggaatcaCCGATACTGAG GTGAAAGGGGACAAGAATAAAATGTTACACGCG aaACGCAAGTCTTCTTCGTATCTCGACGGCCGCATAGCTAAGATCTACCGTCGCGGTGGTCACAGCGATGACTCTGGcagcgatgatgatgatgacgacgatgatgaggatgaggatgatgatgaaggCTCCAGGGGCGGAGGAGGCGGCGGCGCGGGAAGGAAGATGTCCGGACCACGCCCTCGCGGCAGTGGTTCCGCCTCTCGAAGAGGCTACGGGACTGGGAGGCGAGGCATTTGGAGAGGCTCCTCCCACAGAGGGGCAGGCCGTGGGAGTGGGCTGGCCCCTCACTCCTCCCTGAAGATGAGGCGTGGCAGAGGGGGGGTGGGGcgaggggacatggagagaggcgGGAGAGTGCGCCTCCGGGGTGGCACCAGGATGCAGAGACGCAGGGACGAGTCAGAGGAGGACGacaacgatgatgatgatgatgacgacgatGAAGATGACGACAGCGAGGAAGATCCGCAGCATCACCACCAGCATAAAGACCACCGGCAACGCCGCAGGCGGAGGAGAACGGACGACGAGGAAGACGACGATGAAGACGATGATGAGGAAGACAGCTCGGCCCGGgacctggagggggaggatgacgTGGACGATGAAGATGAGGATGACGACGAGAACCAGTCAGACTCCGAACCAGAGCCTCCTGTTCTCCTGGTGTCTGACCTTAACGACGACTTCCTAAATGGCTCGTACCTGACCGTGACCCTACAGCGCCCCCCAAGGGCTAAACGCCACCCCGGCTCCATCGTACCCAAGCTGGAGGCCGCCATGTCTCCCAGAACCCACGGCGGCGGTCCAGGTTACGTCCAGCATAAAACCCTCGGGAAGACGCGGCACAAAAACGGCACGGTCGCCGCCGGCAATGGCCTGGCCCAGCCCGCCAAGAATCCAGTCGGCCGGCCGCCTCGTCACCGTATCAACAATCCCCACGGCGACAcagcagacagggagagagacactgcctctccttcctcctcagaCTCCTcggcctcccccacccctcctccccagtcctccCACTCTCCTTCCTCGCTCTTGTCGCTGCCCTCCTTCAAGGATGTAGGAAATgagaaaggaggggagaaggaggtgtGGGTGGCGGTGTTCCTTTACCTGAGCAGAGCCGAGTTGGCTAGCTGTATGACTGTCTGTAAGGCCTGGTACAAATG gagTTGTGACAAGCGTCTCTGGAGTGGTGTGGATGTATCGCGTTGTCCCTCGCTCTCCTCCCAGGCCCTGCAGGGCATCATCAAACGCCAGCCCACCTCCCTGGACCTCTCCTGGACCCCCGTTTCCAAGAAACAGATCACCCTGCTCATACACCGCCTGCCAG gtctGAAGGAGTTGATGATAGCAGGTTGCTCCTGGTCGTCCATGTCAGCCCTGTCCACCCCCAGCCTGCCGTGCCTCCGTACCCTGGACCTGCGCTGGGCAGAGGGGGTCAAAGACACCCAGATCAGGGACCTGGTCACACCACCAG gCTGTGACAGTCGGTCTCGGCTGCGTGGCTGTGTGGTGCTGCGTCTAGCCGGCCTGGACATCAGTGACTCCACCCTGAGGCTGATTCTCCGTCACATGCCCCTGCTAGAGCGGCTGGACCTGGCTCACTGCGGAGACCTCACGGACCAGTCCGTCTGCCTGCTCACCGCCGCCGGCACACACACGCGTAACACACTCACGGAGATCAACCTCTCAG gctgTAACAAGCTGACGGACGGCTGTCTGGCGTACCTGAAGAGGGCGTCTGGCCTGGTGCTGCTGGACCTGCGGGGCTGCAAAGGTGTGACGCGGCGGGGCTGTGAGGGCTTCATCTCGGACCTCTCTCACTGCGTCCTGTTCTGTATGACGGAGGAGAAACTCATCCAGAGGATATCATAA
- the LOC115145773 gene encoding lysine-specific demethylase 2A-like isoform X3, with amino-acid sequence MQYPKVQKYCLMSVQGCYTDFHIDFGGSSVWYHILRGGKVFWLIPPTPQNLELYEDWVLSGKQGDIFLGDKAQDCQRIELKQGYTFMIPSGWIHAVYTPVDTLVFGGNFLHSFNIPMQLNIYSIEDRTRVPAKFRYPFYYEMCWYVLERYLFSLTNTSYLTPDFQKHSLGIGLTRDPSTCESVNGHTQREDEEEAPPTRGSKPGVKVHLTPFELEGLWNLLGKLESLPSQKNCVPAGIHNAPALLHDIRALLKEHANDIPKLSYTGKPIVKWPTRPSWYQPPPPPPPVARPKLSATVVTPRPQKPASSMSVLRRRRVRCKRCEACVRTECGDCNFCRDMKKFGGPGKLKQTCVLRQCLAPGLPLSVVCELCGEGNQEGGEGPVFALTLMECSNCAQIAHPACLKVTGEGVVNTDLPSCWECPKCVLGITDTEVKGDKNKMLHAKRKSSSYLDGRIAKIYRRGGHSDDSGSDDDDDDDDEDEDDDEGSRGGGGGGAGRKMSGPRPRGSGSASRRGYGTGRRGIWRGSSHRGAGRGSGLAPHSSLKMRRGRGGVGRGDMERGGRVRLRGGTRMQRRRDESEEDDNDDDDDDDDEDDDSEEDPQHHHQHKDHRQRRRRRRTDDEEDDDEDDDEEDSSARDLEGEDDVDDEDEDDDENQSDSEPEPPVLLVSDLNDDFLNGSYLTVTLQRPPRAKRHPGSIVPKLEAAMSPRTHGGGPGYVQHKTLGKTRHKNGTVAAGNGLAQPAKNPVGRPPRHRINNPHGDTADRERDTASPSSSDSSASPTPPPQSSHSPSSLLSLPSFKDVGNEKGGEKEVWVAVFLYLSRAELASCMTVCKAWYKWSCDKRLWSGVDVSRCPSLSSQALQGIIKRQPTSLDLSWTPVSKKQITLLIHRLPGLKELMIAGCSWSSMSALSTPSLPCLRTLDLRWAEGVKDTQIRDLVTPPGCDSRSRLRGCVVLRLAGLDISDSTLRLILRHMPLLERLDLAHCGDLTDQSVCLLTAAGTHTRNTLTEINLSGCNKLTDGCLAYLKRASGLVLLDLRGCKGVTRRGCEGFISDLSHCVLFCMTEEKLIQRIS; translated from the exons ATGCAGTACCCCAAAGTGCAGAA GTACTGTCTAATGAGTGTGCAGGGCTGCTACACGGACTTCCACATTGACTTCGGAGGTTCCTCGGTCTGGTACCACATACTGCGGGGAGGCAAG GTATTCTGGCTGATCCCGCCCACGCCTCAGAACCTGGAGCTGTATGAGGACTGGGTGTTGTCAGGGAAACAGGGAGACATCTTCCTGGGAGACAAGGCCCAGGACTGTCAGAGGATAGAGCTGAAGCAGGGCTATACCTTCATGATCCCTTCAG GTTGGATCCATGCGGTCTACACTCCAGTGGACACCCTGGTGTTTGGGGGGAACTTTCTCCACAGCTTCAACATCCCCATGCAACTCAACATCTACAGCATTGAGGACAGGACAcgg GTACCAGCTAAGTTCCGTTACCCGTTCTACTATGAGATGTGTTGGTACGTGTTGGAGAGATACCTCTTCAGTCTGACCAACACTTCCTACCTCACGCCTGACTTCCAGAAACATTCCCTGGGCATCG GTCTTACGAGAGACCCCTCCACCTGTGAGTCCGTCAACGGCCACACCCagagggaggatgaagaggaggctcCCCCGACGCGGGGCTCTAAGcccggggtgaaggttcacctgaCGCCCTTTGAGCTGGAGGGGCTGTGGAACCTGCTGGGGAAGCTGGAGTCGCTGCCCTCACAGAAGAACTGTGTCCCGGCGGGCATACACAATGCTCCCGCGCTGCTGCACGACATCAGG GCCCTGCTGAAGGAGCATGCTAATGACATCCCCAAACTGTCCTACACTGGGAAGCCCATCGTCAAGTGGCCCACTAGG CCGTCGTGGTACcagcctcctccccctcctcccccggtGGCTCGTCCCAAGCTGTCTGCCACGGTGGTGACCCCGCGACCCCAGAAGCCCGCCTCCTCCATGTCCGTGCTGCGGCGGCGGCGCGTGCGGTGTAAGCGCTGCGAGGCGTGCGTCAGGACGGAGTGCGGGGACTGTAACTTCTGCAGGGACATGAAGAAGTTCGGCGGGCCGGGGAAACTCAAACAGACCTGCGTGCTCCGACAGTGTCTGGcg ccggGTCTGCCCCTGTCAGTGGTGTGTGAGCTCTGTGGAGAGGGgaaccaggagggaggagaggggccaGTCTTCGCCCTCACCCTCATGGAGTGTTCCAACTGTGCCCAGATAGCCCACCCCGCCTGCCTCAAG gtaACAGGGGAGGGTGTGGTGAACACCGATCTGCCCAGCTGCTGGGAGTGTcccaaatgtgttctgggaatcaCCGATACTGAG GTGAAAGGGGACAAGAATAAAATGTTACACGCG aaACGCAAGTCTTCTTCGTATCTCGACGGCCGCATAGCTAAGATCTACCGTCGCGGTGGTCACAGCGATGACTCTGGcagcgatgatgatgatgacgacgatgatgaggatgaggatgatgatgaaggCTCCAGGGGCGGAGGAGGCGGCGGCGCGGGAAGGAAGATGTCCGGACCACGCCCTCGCGGCAGTGGTTCCGCCTCTCGAAGAGGCTACGGGACTGGGAGGCGAGGCATTTGGAGAGGCTCCTCCCACAGAGGGGCAGGCCGTGGGAGTGGGCTGGCCCCTCACTCCTCCCTGAAGATGAGGCGTGGCAGAGGGGGGGTGGGGcgaggggacatggagagaggcgGGAGAGTGCGCCTCCGGGGTGGCACCAGGATGCAGAGACGCAGGGACGAGTCAGAGGAGGACGacaacgatgatgatgatgatgacgacgatGAAGATGACGACAGCGAGGAAGATCCGCAGCATCACCACCAGCATAAAGACCACCGGCAACGCCGCAGGCGGAGGAGAACGGACGACGAGGAAGACGACGATGAAGACGATGATGAGGAAGACAGCTCGGCCCGGgacctggagggggaggatgacgTGGACGATGAAGATGAGGATGACGACGAGAACCAGTCAGACTCCGAACCAGAGCCTCCTGTTCTCCTGGTGTCTGACCTTAACGACGACTTCCTAAATGGCTCGTACCTGACCGTGACCCTACAGCGCCCCCCAAGGGCTAAACGCCACCCCGGCTCCATCGTACCCAAGCTGGAGGCCGCCATGTCTCCCAGAACCCACGGCGGCGGTCCAGGTTACGTCCAGCATAAAACCCTCGGGAAGACGCGGCACAAAAACGGCACGGTCGCCGCCGGCAATGGCCTGGCCCAGCCCGCCAAGAATCCAGTCGGCCGGCCGCCTCGTCACCGTATCAACAATCCCCACGGCGACAcagcagacagggagagagacactgcctctccttcctcctcagaCTCCTcggcctcccccacccctcctccccagtcctccCACTCTCCTTCCTCGCTCTTGTCGCTGCCCTCCTTCAAGGATGTAGGAAATgagaaaggaggggagaaggaggtgtGGGTGGCGGTGTTCCTTTACCTGAGCAGAGCCGAGTTGGCTAGCTGTATGACTGTCTGTAAGGCCTGGTACAAATG gagTTGTGACAAGCGTCTCTGGAGTGGTGTGGATGTATCGCGTTGTCCCTCGCTCTCCTCCCAGGCCCTGCAGGGCATCATCAAACGCCAGCCCACCTCCCTGGACCTCTCCTGGACCCCCGTTTCCAAGAAACAGATCACCCTGCTCATACACCGCCTGCCAG gtctGAAGGAGTTGATGATAGCAGGTTGCTCCTGGTCGTCCATGTCAGCCCTGTCCACCCCCAGCCTGCCGTGCCTCCGTACCCTGGACCTGCGCTGGGCAGAGGGGGTCAAAGACACCCAGATCAGGGACCTGGTCACACCACCAG gCTGTGACAGTCGGTCTCGGCTGCGTGGCTGTGTGGTGCTGCGTCTAGCCGGCCTGGACATCAGTGACTCCACCCTGAGGCTGATTCTCCGTCACATGCCCCTGCTAGAGCGGCTGGACCTGGCTCACTGCGGAGACCTCACGGACCAGTCCGTCTGCCTGCTCACCGCCGCCGGCACACACACGCGTAACACACTCACGGAGATCAACCTCTCAG gctgTAACAAGCTGACGGACGGCTGTCTGGCGTACCTGAAGAGGGCGTCTGGCCTGGTGCTGCTGGACCTGCGGGGCTGCAAAGGTGTGACGCGGCGGGGCTGTGAGGGCTTCATCTCGGACCTCTCTCACTGCGTCCTGTTCTGTATGACGGAGGAGAAACTCATCCAGAGGATATCATAA